In Aquiflexum balticum DSM 16537, a single genomic region encodes these proteins:
- a CDS encoding acyl-CoA thioesterase: MAKKKLARLSEVIMTEMVLPNDTNTLNNLMGGKLMHWMDVVAAIAAQKHSNRIVVTAAADSISFKHPIALGNVVTLKSRVTRAFNSSMEVFIEVWAEDIPANKKILTHRAFFTFVAVDQNGRPIEVPEVEPSTPEETELFEGALRRRQLRLILSKRMDPKDAVELRSIFDLDKEKE, translated from the coding sequence ATGGCAAAGAAAAAATTAGCGAGATTATCAGAGGTGATTATGACCGAAATGGTTTTGCCAAATGATACCAATACACTCAACAATCTAATGGGTGGGAAATTGATGCATTGGATGGATGTAGTTGCGGCTATTGCTGCCCAAAAACACTCCAATAGGATAGTGGTAACTGCTGCGGCTGACAGCATATCATTCAAACACCCTATTGCGCTGGGTAATGTAGTTACTTTAAAATCCAGGGTTACGCGTGCTTTTAATTCTTCCATGGAGGTGTTCATTGAAGTATGGGCAGAAGACATTCCTGCCAATAAAAAGATATTGACGCACAGGGCCTTTTTTACTTTTGTTGCTGTTGATCAAAATGGAAGACCTATTGAAGTTCCTGAAGTCGAACCCAGCACCCCAGAAGAAACGGAGCTATTTGAAGGAGCTTTAAGAAGAAGACAATTAAGATTGATATTGTCCAAAAGGATGGATCCCAAGGATGCTGTAGAGCTTAGA
- a CDS encoding protein-L-isoaspartate(D-aspartate) O-methyltransferase yields the protein MLKLEDSYRHKGQRKELVKTIRKKGIKDEAVLEAINTLPRHFFFDSALDSHAYEDKAFPIGEGQTISQPYTVAFQTELLQIKPGDKVLEIGTGSGYQGAILHLLGAEVYTIEYQKKLYDRTKKFLAKLGIHLHFYFGDGSKGLPENSPFDKILVTAGAPIVPQSLLKQLKIGGILVIPVGDKNTQKMMRLTKKSETKIVQEEFDNFAFVPLLGAEGWK from the coding sequence ATGTTGAAATTAGAGGATAGCTACCGCCATAAAGGTCAGCGAAAGGAATTAGTAAAAACCATTAGAAAAAAAGGTATAAAGGATGAGGCTGTATTAGAAGCTATAAACACCCTTCCGAGACATTTCTTTTTTGATTCTGCCTTGGATTCCCATGCTTACGAGGACAAGGCCTTCCCAATCGGTGAGGGTCAGACTATCTCTCAACCTTATACGGTAGCCTTTCAAACTGAATTGCTTCAGATCAAGCCCGGTGATAAGGTTTTGGAAATCGGGACAGGGTCAGGATATCAGGGTGCTATTTTACACCTATTGGGTGCCGAAGTCTATACCATTGAATATCAAAAGAAACTTTATGACAGGACAAAAAAATTCCTGGCTAAACTTGGAATCCACCTTCATTTCTATTTTGGAGATGGTTCAAAGGGACTCCCTGAAAATTCTCCCTTTGATAAAATTCTGGTAACCGCCGGTGCACCGATAGTACCTCAATCTTTATTGAAACAATTGAAAATCGGAGGTATTTTGGTGATTCCAGTTGGTGATAAAAATACCCAGAAAATGATGCGCCTCACCAAAAAATCCGAAACCAAAATCGTACAGGAGGAATTTGATAATTTTGCCTTTGTACCTTTGCTGGGGGCAGAAGGCTGGAAGTGA
- a CDS encoding riboflavin synthase: MFTGIIETLGIIQKVKKEGTNVHFEIASPITHELKIDQSLAHNGVCLTVVEINEETYRVTAIDETLTKTNLKNWKPGKKVNLERCMASNGRFDGHIVQGHVDQKGRVEQITEKDGSWVFDFSFDPSFGNVTVEKGSITINGTSLTCFNSKNGQFSVAIIPYTYEHTNFHELKEGDEVNLEFDIIGKYIQRIVKGYN; the protein is encoded by the coding sequence ATGTTTACAGGAATTATTGAAACTTTGGGTATTATCCAAAAAGTTAAAAAGGAAGGGACCAATGTACATTTTGAAATTGCTTCACCGATAACCCATGAGCTTAAAATTGATCAATCTCTTGCCCACAATGGTGTCTGTTTAACTGTAGTTGAAATAAATGAGGAAACATATAGAGTAACAGCAATTGATGAAACTTTGACAAAAACAAACCTTAAAAACTGGAAACCGGGGAAAAAGGTGAACCTGGAAAGATGTATGGCGTCAAATGGAAGATTTGACGGTCATATTGTACAGGGTCATGTAGATCAAAAAGGTAGGGTAGAGCAAATAACCGAAAAAGACGGTTCTTGGGTTTTCGATTTTTCATTTGACCCATCTTTTGGAAACGTTACAGTCGAAAAGGGTTCAATTACCATCAATGGCACGAGTCTTACCTGCTTCAATTCCAAAAACGGACAATTCAGTGTAGCGATCATTCCTTATACTTACGAGCACACCAATTTTCATGAATTAAAAGAAGGAGACGAAGTCAATTTAGAATTTGATATCATTGGAAAATATATCCAAAGGATTGTCAAAGGCTATAATTGA
- a CDS encoding acyl-CoA dehydrogenase family protein — MDHTAIAHKSLKQDLFEGVDFYQVDDLLTEEHKLIRSSIRDFVKKEISPYIEDWAQRAHFPYEIVKKFGDVGAFGPQIPEEYGGGGLDYIAYGLIMQEVERGDSGMRSTASVQGSLVMYPIYKFGSEEQRKKYLPKLASGEMLGCFGLTEPDHGSNPSGMVTNFKDMGDHYLLNGAKMWISNSPKADISVVWAKNENGRIHGLIVERGMEGFSTPETHGKWSLRASTTGELVFDNVKVPKENLLPGKSGLGAPMMCLDSARYGIAWGAIGAAMDCYDSARRYALERIQFDKPIGSFQLIQKKLAEMLTEITKAQLITWKLGVMMNEGKATTPHISLAKRNNVAMALDIAREARQIHGGMGITGEYPIMRHMMNLESVVTYEGTHDIHLLILGNEITGISAFK; from the coding sequence ATGGACCATACTGCCATTGCACACAAATCACTGAAACAGGATCTTTTTGAAGGAGTGGACTTTTATCAGGTAGATGACCTGTTGACTGAGGAACATAAGTTGATCCGTTCTTCTATCCGGGATTTCGTCAAAAAAGAAATTAGTCCCTATATAGAAGACTGGGCACAACGGGCACATTTTCCTTATGAAATTGTCAAAAAGTTCGGAGATGTCGGCGCATTCGGCCCGCAGATTCCGGAAGAATATGGCGGTGGCGGTCTTGACTATATTGCTTATGGGCTGATAATGCAGGAAGTGGAAAGAGGTGACTCAGGAATGCGCTCTACCGCCTCGGTTCAAGGCTCTTTGGTCATGTACCCTATTTATAAATTCGGTTCTGAGGAACAACGGAAAAAGTATCTTCCAAAACTGGCATCAGGAGAAATGTTGGGTTGTTTTGGCCTGACCGAACCTGACCATGGTTCAAACCCGAGCGGGATGGTTACCAACTTCAAAGACATGGGAGATCATTATCTTTTGAACGGTGCCAAAATGTGGATTTCCAATTCACCCAAAGCGGACATTTCAGTCGTATGGGCAAAAAATGAAAATGGCAGGATTCACGGACTTATTGTGGAAAGAGGCATGGAAGGTTTTTCCACTCCTGAAACCCATGGTAAATGGTCTTTGAGGGCTTCAACTACCGGGGAACTGGTATTTGACAATGTCAAAGTTCCCAAAGAAAATCTTCTTCCGGGAAAATCGGGATTGGGGGCACCGATGATGTGTCTGGATTCTGCTAGATATGGCATTGCCTGGGGAGCTATAGGAGCTGCGATGGACTGTTATGATTCTGCAAGAAGATATGCATTGGAAAGAATTCAGTTTGATAAACCGATCGGTTCCTTCCAATTGATCCAGAAAAAACTGGCAGAAATGCTTACGGAAATCACCAAAGCACAGCTGATCACTTGGAAATTGGGTGTAATGATGAATGAAGGAAAAGCAACTACTCCCCATATTTCTTTGGCCAAAAGAAACAATGTCGCCATGGCCTTGGACATCGCCCGAGAAGCAAGGCAAATTCATGGGGGAATGGGGATTACAGGAGAATATCCTATCATGCGGCATATGATGAACCTCGAATCTGTCGTGACTTATGAGGGCACACATGATATCCACCTGTTGATTTTAGGAAATGAAATTACCGGTATATCGGCATTTAAATAA
- a CDS encoding tryptophan 2,3-dioxygenase family protein, with product MSQVKYPKDVLDKIELLQEKFKASGQDLSSYLEGLLYADYMTYWDYINLDILLSLQQPRTSFKDEKIFIIYHQITELYFKLIIWELEQIAEKNPIDVTFFKARMERVNMYFDQLISSFAVMWKGMEREQFLKFRMSLLPSSGFQSAQYRVIEILACDVQQLLFIDIRAKMQNELNVDVLFDNLYWQHGAVELATGEKTLTLKTFEKKYGKRLKEFIANYKDTNIWRKYLSCVDKEEELTKLLKEFDLKANVFWPLAHYKSAVRYLQRDPVDIAATGGTNWQKYLPPRFQKVIFFPDLWTTEEKNDWGKGWVVKEIFGEEI from the coding sequence ATGAGCCAAGTCAAATATCCAAAAGACGTTTTAGACAAAATAGAGCTGCTTCAGGAAAAATTTAAAGCCTCAGGTCAGGATTTATCTTCTTACCTGGAGGGCCTGCTTTATGCTGATTACATGACCTATTGGGATTATATCAATCTCGATATTCTGCTTTCCTTGCAACAGCCCCGTACTTCCTTCAAAGACGAAAAAATCTTTATTATTTACCATCAGATTACAGAGCTTTATTTTAAGTTGATCATTTGGGAATTGGAACAAATAGCCGAAAAGAACCCCATTGATGTTACTTTTTTTAAGGCCAGAATGGAAAGGGTAAACATGTATTTTGATCAATTGATTTCCTCTTTTGCGGTCATGTGGAAGGGGATGGAAAGGGAACAGTTTCTGAAATTCCGTATGTCATTATTGCCATCAAGCGGATTTCAAAGTGCTCAGTACCGTGTTATTGAAATTCTCGCCTGTGATGTGCAGCAATTACTCTTCATTGATATCAGGGCTAAAATGCAAAATGAGCTGAATGTAGATGTTTTGTTTGACAATCTTTATTGGCAACATGGAGCGGTGGAATTGGCCACAGGTGAAAAGACATTGACTTTAAAAACATTTGAGAAAAAATACGGGAAAAGGCTCAAGGAATTTATAGCAAATTATAAAGACACAAACATTTGGAGAAAATACCTTTCCTGTGTGGATAAAGAAGAGGAATTGACGAAACTGTTGAAAGAATTTGACCTGAAAGCAAATGTGTTTTGGCCCTTGGCCCATTATAAATCTGCGGTCAGATACCTTCAAAGAGACCCTGTGGATATAGCTGCCACAGGTGGTACCAACTGGCAAAAATATCTGCCGCCCCGTTTTCAAAAAGTCATTTTCTTTCCCGATTTATGGACAACTGAGGAAAAAAACGACTGGGGAAAAGGCTGGGTAGTGAAGGAAATATTTGGGGAGGAAATTTAG
- a CDS encoding NAD(P)/FAD-dependent oxidoreductase, with the protein MKKELQLQLTPEEAYNEEVFQNTVLKRLGLASENQEIIARQVKRSIDARGRQVKVNVTAEVFFKEKPTPFLTSPKAYQNVSNKESIIIVGAGPAGLFAALRAIELGVKPIIIERGKDVRSRRRDIAAINKDHIVNPESNYCFGEGGAGTYSDGKLYTRSKKRGDIRRIMEILVAHGATEEILVDAHPHIGTNKLPKLVAELRESILQAGGQVLFETKVVDFILESNAIKGVITAEGERIFGKGVILATGHSARDIFHLLHHKKILIEAKPFALGVRIEHAQNLIDRIQYHCAVDRGPYLPASSYSLVHQTTYEGKQRGVFSFCMCPGGFIVPAATSPGEIVVNGMSPSRRDSKFANSGMVVAVELEDLPQYQKYGPLAAMMFQAEVEQKAWKLGGESQTAPAQRMADFTQKRLSKDLLETSYQPGLLSVDMYEVLPDFIAQRLKQGLLAFGQKMKGYLTNDAQIIGVESRTSSPVRIPRDKESFEHPIIKGLYPCAEGAGYAGGIVSAAMDGERCAEKLIEKVFG; encoded by the coding sequence ATGAAAAAAGAATTACAATTACAATTGACTCCGGAGGAAGCTTATAATGAGGAAGTTTTTCAGAACACAGTTTTGAAAAGGCTGGGATTAGCTTCTGAAAATCAGGAAATAATAGCAAGGCAGGTAAAGCGTTCCATTGATGCAAGGGGAAGACAGGTGAAGGTCAATGTCACGGCTGAAGTCTTTTTCAAAGAAAAGCCCACGCCATTTTTGACCTCACCCAAAGCTTATCAAAACGTCAGTAATAAAGAATCCATAATTATTGTTGGAGCAGGACCTGCCGGATTGTTTGCTGCTCTGAGGGCGATAGAATTGGGTGTAAAGCCCATCATTATCGAACGGGGAAAGGATGTCAGGTCCAGGAGAAGAGATATCGCAGCCATCAATAAAGACCATATTGTTAATCCTGAATCCAATTATTGTTTTGGAGAGGGTGGGGCAGGGACTTACTCTGATGGTAAGTTATATACCAGGTCCAAAAAGCGTGGAGACATCCGGAGAATTATGGAAATTTTGGTTGCCCATGGTGCCACCGAAGAAATCCTGGTAGATGCCCACCCCCATATAGGAACCAATAAACTACCAAAATTAGTGGCAGAATTGCGGGAAAGCATCCTGCAGGCAGGTGGTCAAGTGCTTTTTGAAACCAAAGTGGTTGACTTTATTTTGGAATCCAATGCAATAAAAGGGGTAATTACGGCTGAAGGGGAAAGAATTTTTGGCAAAGGTGTTATTCTGGCCACCGGGCACTCCGCGAGAGATATTTTTCATCTTTTGCATCATAAAAAGATTTTGATTGAAGCCAAACCCTTTGCATTGGGCGTAAGGATAGAACATGCACAAAATCTGATCGATCGGATTCAGTATCATTGCGCTGTGGATAGAGGGCCATATCTGCCTGCGTCCTCATATTCATTAGTACATCAGACAACTTATGAGGGAAAGCAGAGAGGAGTTTTTTCCTTTTGTATGTGCCCGGGAGGTTTTATTGTTCCCGCGGCCACTTCTCCCGGGGAAATAGTGGTGAACGGGATGAGTCCAAGTAGAAGGGACAGCAAATTTGCCAATTCAGGAATGGTAGTGGCAGTTGAATTGGAGGACCTGCCCCAATATCAAAAGTATGGGCCATTGGCAGCAATGATGTTTCAGGCCGAAGTGGAACAGAAGGCCTGGAAGCTGGGAGGGGAGTCTCAAACTGCCCCGGCACAACGCATGGCGGATTTTACTCAAAAAAGGCTCAGTAAGGATTTATTGGAGACCTCCTATCAACCAGGTCTTTTATCCGTGGATATGTATGAAGTTCTTCCTGATTTCATTGCTCAAAGACTCAAACAAGGTTTGTTGGCCTTTGGTCAAAAAATGAAAGGCTATCTCACGAATGATGCACAGATAATTGGAGTGGAAAGCAGAACATCTTCACCTGTGAGAATCCCACGTGATAAAGAGAGCTTTGAACATCCTATCATCAAAGGATTATATCCATGTGCAGAAGGGGCAGGATATGCCGGAGGAATCGTATCTGCTGCTATGGATGGTGAGAGATGTGCTGAGAAGTTGATTGAAAAGGTGTTTGGTTAA
- a CDS encoding Gfo/Idh/MocA family protein, which translates to MKRRDFVRMGALLSAGTMIPVPVVSGLVKLENDKPYTIGILGYGDRGSGLHQVMNSMPDKFQVKAICDNLPFRLDKAKEKFPTGIKFHSDYRSLIDQKDLDVILIATPLYLHFDHAKAVLDSGKDLFLEKTMTFDIEQAIQLNQLARKYPKQTIQVGHQYRYSPLYFKVKEMIEKGWLGKVTQIEARWDRNHNWRRPVPSSDLERQINWRMYKEYSGGLVAELLSHQIDFINWAFDTTPTEIMGTGGIDFFKDGRETFDNVQVAIRYGNSDMIGNFGATCANQHEGYSFKIKGSKGMVSLLTNEGFFYPEPENKSVLEQVDGVSGATKLNWSSDKKGVKILDNPTKDGSFYALEDFYKCLNSKELPSCNVINAGKTAVSVALANKSIYEGTREKWQSKYDFGV; encoded by the coding sequence TTGAAAAGAAGAGATTTCGTCAGAATGGGCGCTTTGCTGTCAGCAGGTACTATGATTCCTGTCCCTGTCGTGTCAGGTTTGGTCAAATTAGAAAATGATAAACCTTATACCATAGGTATTTTGGGTTATGGAGACCGGGGTTCAGGCTTGCATCAGGTAATGAATTCCATGCCCGACAAATTTCAGGTGAAAGCCATTTGTGACAACCTTCCATTTAGGCTGGACAAAGCAAAAGAGAAATTCCCTACCGGAATCAAGTTCCATTCGGATTACAGAAGTCTGATTGATCAAAAAGATTTGGATGTCATTTTGATTGCCACGCCACTTTATCTTCACTTTGATCATGCCAAGGCTGTGTTGGATTCAGGCAAAGATCTTTTTTTGGAGAAAACCATGACTTTTGATATTGAACAAGCCATTCAGTTGAACCAATTGGCAAGGAAATATCCCAAACAGACTATTCAGGTGGGGCATCAGTACCGGTATTCCCCGCTTTACTTCAAAGTGAAGGAAATGATTGAAAAAGGCTGGTTGGGGAAAGTAACGCAAATCGAAGCACGCTGGGACAGAAACCACAATTGGAGGCGTCCTGTTCCTTCTTCTGATTTGGAAAGACAGATCAACTGGAGAATGTACAAAGAGTATTCGGGAGGTTTGGTAGCAGAACTTCTTTCCCATCAAATTGACTTTATCAACTGGGCATTTGATACTACTCCTACCGAAATTATGGGGACAGGGGGAATCGATTTCTTCAAAGATGGAAGAGAGACCTTTGACAATGTACAAGTGGCCATCCGATATGGTAATTCAGATATGATTGGCAATTTTGGCGCTACCTGCGCCAACCAACATGAAGGATATTCCTTCAAAATCAAAGGAAGTAAAGGCATGGTATCTCTCCTGACAAATGAAGGATTTTTCTATCCCGAACCAGAAAATAAATCCGTTTTGGAACAAGTTGACGGCGTATCCGGTGCCACCAAATTGAATTGGTCTTCAGATAAAAAAGGAGTGAAAATACTGGACAACCCAACAAAGGACGGAAGTTTTTATGCCTTAGAGGATTTTTATAAATGTCTAAATTCAAAAGAACTTCCTAGCTGCAACGTCATCAATGCCGGAAAAACAGCTGTGTCAGTCGCCCTTGCCAACAAATCAATCTATGAAGGGACCAGAGAAAAATGGCAATCAAAGTATGATTTTGGAGTTTAA
- a CDS encoding exonuclease domain-containing protein, with protein MLFAIVDIETTGGNPTQGGITEIAAFVHDGDKIVDRFHTLLNPERFIPGFITGLTGIDQQMVADEPTFEDIAHRLFEFLKDKVFIAHNVNFDYSFIREAFKNHGYTFDVPKLCTVRLSRKAFPGYRSYGLGRICEQLSIKIENRHRAFGDAEATAVLFGMIFSKSQELVFSSLKKNNGEAFLPPHISKEQYLKIPNSTGVYYFHDAKGQVIYVGKALDIRSRFKGHFSGNSQDSDKTKLRSEIHDVSWEVTGSEFLAYLFELLEIRRLWPKYNKAQKFKASSWGLYQYEDSQGFIRFQIGKSTKGLFPLIQFDNHSEGWKFLMDKIKEFQLCPKLSGIQKVPHECYDVKIGLCKGACCDKEESLSYNKRAKEFIGLLRQQSGNIIIKDKGRSASEEVALYFENGIFSGYGFFSKDQNFRNDTEIMDQIKKVKQYPDSKYILRAFLSKIPIGQIRMIKSEGSLF; from the coding sequence ATGCTATTTGCAATTGTGGATATTGAAACGACAGGGGGGAATCCGACTCAAGGTGGGATTACGGAAATTGCCGCATTTGTCCATGATGGAGACAAAATTGTGGATCGGTTTCATACCCTTTTGAATCCTGAGAGATTTATTCCGGGGTTTATTACGGGTTTGACCGGAATAGACCAACAGATGGTAGCCGATGAACCAACTTTCGAGGATATAGCCCATAGACTTTTTGAGTTTTTGAAGGACAAGGTGTTTATAGCCCATAATGTAAATTTTGATTATTCATTTATCAGGGAGGCATTCAAAAATCATGGATATACTTTTGACGTTCCAAAATTATGCACTGTTAGACTAAGTAGAAAGGCTTTTCCTGGCTATAGGTCTTATGGACTTGGTAGGATTTGCGAACAGCTATCCATCAAAATTGAAAACAGACACAGGGCATTTGGTGATGCAGAGGCTACAGCGGTTCTTTTTGGTATGATATTTTCCAAAAGTCAGGAATTGGTTTTTAGTAGTTTGAAAAAAAACAACGGGGAAGCATTTTTGCCCCCACATATCAGTAAAGAGCAGTACCTTAAGATTCCTAATTCAACAGGAGTATATTACTTCCATGATGCAAAGGGTCAGGTGATTTATGTGGGGAAAGCTTTGGATATCAGAAGCAGGTTTAAAGGGCATTTTTCAGGGAATTCTCAGGATTCTGATAAAACAAAGCTCAGGTCAGAAATTCATGATGTAAGTTGGGAGGTTACTGGAAGTGAATTTTTGGCATATTTATTTGAATTATTGGAAATCAGAAGGTTATGGCCAAAATATAACAAAGCTCAAAAATTCAAGGCCAGTTCATGGGGCTTGTATCAGTATGAGGATTCCCAAGGGTTTATCCGGTTTCAGATTGGAAAATCAACCAAGGGTTTGTTCCCATTGATTCAATTTGACAACCATTCAGAGGGATGGAAATTTTTGATGGATAAAATCAAGGAATTCCAACTTTGTCCCAAATTGAGTGGAATTCAAAAAGTACCCCATGAATGCTATGATGTGAAAATCGGATTGTGTAAAGGAGCTTGTTGTGATAAAGAGGAAAGTCTTTCCTACAATAAAAGGGCAAAGGAGTTTATTGGTCTTTTGCGCCAACAATCCGGAAATATTATCATAAAAGACAAAGGAAGGTCTGCCTCAGAAGAAGTGGCATTATACTTTGAAAATGGTATTTTCTCTGGTTACGGTTTTTTTTCTAAGGACCAAAACTTTAGGAATGATACTGAAATAATGGATCAAATTAAAAAGGTAAAACAGTATCCCGATTCAAAATATATTCTCAGGGCATTTTTATCTAAAATACCCATCGGTCAAATCAGAATGATCAAATCAGAGGGGAGTTTGTTTTAG